The Acomys russatus chromosome 3, mAcoRus1.1, whole genome shotgun sequence genome has a window encoding:
- the LOC127187062 gene encoding LOW QUALITY PROTEIN: spermatogenesis-associated protein 31D3-like (The sequence of the model RefSeq protein was modified relative to this genomic sequence to represent the inferred CDS: inserted 2 bases in 1 codon), with protein sequence MACWAWAKNFGDDERVKGPLGWPSHMKVGHSEEQKVCQCPLRTPTERFLCSASHILEMVKDCALPRDRNTDKYKMKVTHVSIVCQWPGPKRAFSKVSQWSRNDPQIPDEPPNVGPWPKMLDPGSPIRATQKWLSFASTFGDINSNYIFLSVAGALFFFLIYHKVEPFLLAQTNQDTRKQEDKAKKKRKVSSKEFRSSHXEKQRRSLLAVVQSPSGQLYDPSHFRKFLCPDPGCDVCNGATAKVSRLLSRANLEDDAASVSSVPSTDSVTVTSYTLSPSVSPNPPGCHISSLSSAPSPPPSICSTNKTIPLEDICLETPQGDSLPPKPILPTRSNLPPNHIPPHPLPMCPPVAQPAIRHAERPLQPETTPVMAGSPTEPSVNATICKDAGAAKSGVPQQQTSTHNFSPSQSKCLVNQVIDNSHSAEAFCEGQATVRFKVPGNPSLSSPEDLVVLDTQDKCQADVLTPRDEEGEAESGQNIIAIWKENSGGSSLPLGGSKGTLSKWNPPQRHADLQTSVGQLEHRPVQLFWGLPYLHSESIGAITTVSAHGSSTCIWFNRNLEPPVLTPSTSLCLPERQAQALAQSPCQSLLLARSQAQLPPPIPALPPSPQPQLSICRMYFHRSKDGAKSLVPSEIRHLEYSIMTKGKERVRALPSVVRPSQEEISLLPSKASLARQPSETHTLRYVPPETLPLTDEFQERLEHHLQKRLILQHQGLPQRIPKSQPWVSPDLPESSMRSSRLPPLSSFKPQDSKDPPNTAFKQPASSQERCSEALSAEGKMQKARGESPEMVQKSLGSNTKGKLEDGLQSGCEKTPQRHFGTPLGISRVSQCRENIEAILREQLTRHLTAGQGSGTMSRPGHPPLPFSSGVSTEDHKAHRQSPSDNMQKMAKSTLPQTSIVLDNTSLEESAANRHSPDVPRMSAEAGPVPLGKSLSSDQTVQGPQGTNGKSKVSVIVKGGQLNGLQPQPPSQCKKAQGADGYTKAQSPLVAGGAVKRTSGPQESQTCDFNKQVYREAKFKWESSQPIQAVRPQKDTLPVPHKPSLNLEQSPSSGARNGSQGQKLRSSTAEASVQQPKGHWMPPCVSDKGQKKDTPPSFPRKPEELGAAVAGPGTSQPSGKSYHVQDSPTLGIHGKKATPPLPLKTLTPPEHQFGKQVKHFFQWLSPDKTCKGQEGFLRKSTPPSSPGQDPKLKWRATPPGNAVAQNTAAQKALRDLGKVPKEHLGQNHGAADSMHPNVPLSPPTKPVAIKTRKESWVPAETVQGHQFYRQGTCCKEPSPRSYNQATALVGQKRWVEDKGRQPQKCEALQPRPPTPHREPELHQNLLLRSRAGQGPRAAGPFAVLADVSHLCEQKILAQNPVTKGLLPQKQFTS encoded by the exons ATGGCCTGCTGGGCCTGGGCTAAAAACTTTGGAGATGATGAGAGGGTTAAAGGTCCCCTCGGGTGGCCATCCCACATGAAGGTGGGCCACTCCGAGGAGCAGAAAGTCTGCCAATGTCCTTTGCGGACGCCCACAGAGAGGTTTCTGTGCTCAGCCTCACACATCCTTGAAATGGTCAAGG ATTGCGCACTAccgagagacagaaacacagacaaatacaaaatgaaagtaaCTCATGTCTCCATCGTTTGCCAGTGGCCCGGGCCAAAAAGGGCCTTCAGCAAGGTGAGTCAGTGGTCCCGGAACGACCCCCAAATCCCGGACGAGCCCCcaaatgttggaccctggcccaaaatgttggaccctgggagtccaattcg CGCTACACAAAAATGGTTGAGCTTCGCCTCAACCTTTGGAGACATTAACTCCAATTACATCTTTCTAAGTGTAGCAGGGGcgctgtttttcttcttaatttaccATAAAGTTGAACCCTTCTTACTCGCACAGACCAATCAAGACACCCGAAAG CAAGAGGACAAagctaagaaaaagagaaaagtgtcATCTAAAG AGTTTAGAAGCTCTCA AGAAAAACAGCGAAGGAGCCTGCTGGCTGTGGTGCAAAG CCCCTCTGGACAACTGTATGATCCCTCCCACTTCCGGAAATTCCTTTGTCCAGATCCCGGTTGTGACGTATGCAATGGAGCAACAGCTAAGGTCAGCCGACTGCTCTCAAGGGCCAACCTAGAAGATGATGCTGCCTCAGTATCCAGTGTGCCTTCCACAGATtctgtgactgtgacctcatacaCTCTGTCCCCTTCTGTCTCACCAAACCCTCCAGGATGTCACATTTCATCTCTTTCATctgccccttctcctcctccctccatctgctCAACTAACAAGACCATCCCCTTGGAAGACATATGCTTGGAGACACCACAGGGCGACTCTCTGCCACCAAAGCCTATACTTCCTACAAGATCTAACTTGCCACCGAACCACATCCCACCTCATCCACTTCCCATGTGTCCTCCCGTGGCACAGCCTGCCATTCGGCATGCAGAAAGGCCTCTACAGCCAGAGACTACTCCAGTCATGGCAGGCAGCCCTACTGAGCCCTCCGTGAATGCCACAATATGTAAGGATGCTGGTGCTGCCAAGTCAGGGGTCCCCCAGCAGCAGACCAGCACCCACAACTTCTCCCCATCCCAGTCCAAATGCTTGGTTAACCAAGTGATAGATAACAGCCATTCTGCTGAAGCTTTCTGTGAGGGACAAGCCACAGTCCGTTTTAAAGTGCCTGGAAACCCCTCTCTTTCCAGTCCTGAAGACCTGGTGGTGCTGGACACACAAGACAAATGTCAGGCTGATGTCTTAACAccaagggatgaggaaggagaagcagaatcTGGCCAAAACATAATTGCAATTTGGAAGGAAAACTCAGGaggctcctcccttcctctggggGGCAGCAAAGGCACGCTGAGCAAATGGAATCCTCCCCAGAGGCATGCTGACCTCCAAACTTCTGTTGGCCAGTTAGAGCACAGGCCTGTGCAGCTCTTCTGGGGCCTCCCATATCTCCACAGCGAGTCCATAGGTGCTATCACCACTGTGTCGGCTCACGGCTCCTCAACGTGCATCTGGTTCAACAGAAACTTAGAGCCCCCAGTCCTGACTCCCTCCACATCTCTGTGCTTACCTGAAAGGCAAGCACAGGCCTTGGCCCAGTCTCCATGCCAAAGTCTACTGCTTGCCAGGTCCCAggcccagcttcctcctccaaTCCCAGCGCTGCCTCCTTCCCCTCAACCTCAGCTAAGCATCTGTAGGATGTATTTTCACAGGTCCAAAGATGGGGCAAAATCTCTGGTGCCTTCTGAAATCCGCCACCTAGAATACAGCATCatgacaaaaggaaaggaaagggtgcGGGCTTTGCCCTCTGTGGTCCGACCTTCTCAGGAAGaaatttctctccttccttccaaggCCTCATTGGCCAGGCAGCCCTCTGAGACCCACACTCTCAGGTATGTCCCTCCTGAGACCTTACCCTTGACTGATGAATTCCAGGAGAGACTGGAGCATCACCTTCAAAAGAGGCTCATTCTACAGCACCAGGGCCTGCCCCAGAGAATCCCAAAGTCTCAGCCATGGGTGAGTCCTGACCTTCCAGAGTCATCTATGAGAAGCTCTAGGCTCCCACCCTTGTCTTCCTTTAAGCCCCAAGACAGCAAAGACCCCCCCAACACTGCGTTCAAACAGCCTGCAAGCTCCCAAGAGAGGTGCTCAGAGGCTCTCTCTGCAGAGGGAAAAATGCAAAAGGCACGAGGCGAGAGTCCAGAGATGGTTCAAAAATCTCTGGGGAGTAACACCAAGGGCAAACTAGAGGATGGCCTACAATCTGGCTGTGAGAAAACCCCACAACGCCACTTCGGCACTCCTCTAGGCATCTCACGGGTGAGCCAATGTCGGGAAAACATTGAAGCTATCCTGAGAGAACAGCTGACCAGGCATCTCACTGCGGGTCAGGGCTCTGGCACCATGTCCAGACCAGGgcatcctcctctcccttttaGCTCAGGTGTGAGCACAGAAGATCACAAGGCCCATAGACAGTCACCTTCTGATAACATGCAAAAAATGGCAAAGTCTACTCTGCCACAGACATCCATTGTCTTAGACAACACCAGCCTGGAAGAGTCAGCGGCCAATAGGCACAGCCCAGATGTTCCCAGGATGTCAGCTGAGGCTGGCCCTGTGCCATTGGGCAAGAGCCTGAGTTCTGACCAAACAGTCCAGGGGCCTCAGGGAACAAATGGCAAAAGCAAGGTCAGTGTCATAGTCAAGGGAGGGCAGCTCAATGGTCTTCAACCACAACCTCCCAGCCAGTGCAAGAAGGCCCAAGGGGCAGATGGGTATACAAAAGCACAGAGTCCCCTGGTAGCTGGAGGGGCTGTGAAGAGAACATCAGGTCCCCAGGAGAGTCAGACATGTGACTTTAACAAACAGGTGTACAGGGAAGCGAAATTTAAATGGGAAAGCAGTCAGCCCATCCAAGCTGTAAGGCCCCAAAAGGACACGCTCCCTGTCCCTCACAAACCTTCACTCAATCTTGAGCAGAGCCCTTCCAGTGGAGCCAGGAATGGTTCTCAGGGGCAGAAGCTTCGCTCGTCCACAGCAGAGGCTAGTGTGCAACAGCCGAAGGGGCACTGGATGCCCCCATGTGTCTCAGACAAGGGCCAGAAGAAGGACACCCCTCCATCTTTCCCAAGGAAACCAGAGGAGCTTGGTGCAGCAGTTGCAGGGCCTGGGACTTCACAACCCAGTGGGAAAAGCTACCATGTGCAAGACAGCCCAACCCTGGGGATTCATGGGAAAAaggccaccccacccctgccactgaAGACTCTGACTCCTCCTGAACACCAGTTTGGAAAGCAGGTCAAACACTTTTTCCAGTGGCTTTCTCCTGATAAAACCTGCAAAGGACAGGAAGGGTTCCTAAGAAAGAGTACTCCCCCATCGTCACCAGGGCAGGACCCAAAGCTGAAGTGGAGAGCTACCCCTCCTGGGAACGCTGTAGCTCAGAACACTGCAGCTCAGAAAGCCCTGAGAGACCTTGGGAAAGTTCCCAAGGAGCACCTGGGGCAAAACCATGGTGCAGCAGATAGCATGCACCCCAACGTGCCCCTATCTCCTCCTACCAAGCCTGTGGCAATTAAGACAAGGAAAGAGTCCTGGGTCCCAGCAGAGACCGTCCAGGGACATCAGTTCTACCGCCAAGGAACCTGCTGCAAAGAGCCAAGTCCCAGGTCCTACAATCAGGCCACTGCTTTGGTTGGTCAAAAGAGATGGGTGGAAGACAAGGGCAGACAGCCCCAGAAGTGTGAGGCTTTGCAGCCCCGCCCACCTACGCCCCACAGAGAGCCAGAACTGCACCAGAATCTCCTTTTGAGAAGTCGAGCTGGGCAAGGTCCTCGGGCTGCAGGCCCCTTCGCTGTCTTGGCAGACGTGTCCCACTTGTGTGAACAAAAAATCTTGGCCCAGAATCCCGTCACAAAAGGTCTTCTTCCCCAGAAACAATTCACCTCTTAA
- the LOC127187063 gene encoding spermatogenesis-associated protein 31D1-like, translating into WNSPGPAVIDQDTSLPKIGLKLKEKQGKFGTSDQLHCGKSLGGDLGQRHSQFFWGLPSLHSESIVATLLVPLSRYSLEPQLVLFNGVCKAATALELDAGSPGLPQPQPLPLSSVHPQPFPNAKPQPQTLAFTQVHPQARMQSPFSPMATPSLPCGSALQIPPNRTLSDALHGNEHLQHHLLQNHQESLWGLVPECQQYETAFHLVPSLPPLGQPAQTYASVPRTGHFHYSSGLQDNLEPYGPNNLIPAWGFQPYQRTRGSEVMDLQFKPTETSFQSLKYAKPFCSVHWGHSTGELSHSESFCERVSVKPPLRKDAAKNVGQILGKCRPLDSTHMISGCYALNRLRAVPETEGKWVCHSRISLENGYLNVSRKSLDQRQARSILRLHVSRKFWQITMGRIPINVCCSWLAQDVPPLWSSPLGNIYCNTSTPKIPFLDHKTRKMLEAHLIRFRVSQKWGLPLKVIESIKFYILREAKMWPLPQSYFPSSSNSISGVDLKSNFPSALRGSANKLGTANLASITDHLPLTVPHVDREGERSLRQSHLSSGYEVTEQVQTMKADRPTNLDTLSQNDTAPQNRPRQEQPAKEKMAGPESDSEMASTSSHAETTEDRQRAGKSPKHVLTPSMLREILTDEEVSILLSRSSSSSKWGSASKGNEGRTKPDSLVGTEYNPSGMSVPENPALSDFKKQLFMELKSKVASQAQSQTGGYESEASFASDSLTGYFPSSSTSVSSVDVSVFTDMHAHLYSTRISADPWQEPRVFKQIFKNLTPDLPECRKPNGRGDTPGLETSKAGKKSQPVKAEQGKKPQASESYFRKKMGQFFHWLHSSKDSTRHRSEKDRALFMSCGPPEAHELMASLGKLLEDKLLYGRKSELSEWNQKNLLPGPNRGAASTQHGGGTSKCPCPQTTISPGPSPTLGSIRRHPHVSFEKRPQFWSYLSSSDSRES; encoded by the coding sequence TGGAACTCGCCGGGTCCTGCTGTCATTGACCAGGACACCTCACTCCCCAAAATTGGCTTGAAGCTCAAAGAGAAACAAGGGAAGTTTGGGACTTCTGATCAACTCCACTGTGGGAAGAGTCTCGGGGGAGACCTAGGGCAGAGACACAGCCAGTTCTTTTGGGGTCTCCCCTCTCTGCACAGCGAGTCCATTGTGGCCACACTCCTGGTCCCTCTGAGCAGATACTCTCTAGAGCCTCAGCTTGTGTTATTCAATGGGGTCTGTAAAGCTGCTACAGCCCTAGAACTGGACGCCGGGTCCCCAGgccttccccagccccagcccttgcCCCTCAGTTCCGTGCATCCTCAGCCTTTTCCCAACGCTAAGCCCCAGCCACAGACTCTCGCTTTCACTCAGGTTCACCCTCAGGCCCGCATGCAGTCTCCGTTCTCTCCCATGGCAACGCCGTCTCTACCCTGTGGAAGTGCTCTCCAAATACCACCGAACAGGACACTCTCTGATGCCTTGCATGGAAATGAACACCTGCAACACCACTTGTTGCAGAATCATCAGGAGAGTTTGTGGGGTTTGGTCCCTGAATGCCAACAGTATGAAACTGCCTTCCATCTAGTTCCCAGCTTGCCACCGCTCGGACAGCCAGCACAGACCTATGCCTCCGTCCCCAGGACTGGCCATTTTCATTACAGCAGTGGACTTCAGGACAACCTCGAGCCCTATGGACCAAACAACTTAATCCCAGCCTGGGGCTTCCAGCCTTACCAAaggacaagaggatcagaagtgaTGGACCTTCAGTTCAAACCAACAGAGACCTCTTTCCAAAGCCTCAAATATGCTAAGCCTTTCTGCTCTGTACACTGGGGCCACAGCACTGGGGAACTGAGCCACTCAGAAAGCTTCTGTGAGAGGGTCTCAGTGAAGCCTCCACTAAGAAAGGATGCAGCCAAGAATGTTGGACAAATCCTAGGGAAATGTCGTCCACTAGACAGCACACACATGATCTCAGGATGTTATGCACTGAACAGACTGAGGGCTGTGCCTGAGACAGAAGGAAAATGGGTGTGTCACTCGAGGATCAGTTTGGAAAATGGATACCTGAACGTCTCAAGGAAGAGCTTGGACCAAAGGCAGGCGAGAAGCATCCTCAGGTTACACGTGAGCAGGAAGTTCTGGCAGATCACCATGGGGCGGATCCCAATCAACGTATGttgctcatggcttgctcaggacGTGCCGCCTCTCTGGAGCTCACCCCTGGGAAATATTTACTGCAATACTTCTACTCCCAAAATACCTTTTCTTGATCACAAGACCCGGAAGATGCTGGAAGCCCATCTCATAAGGTTCCGAGTTAGTCAGAAGTGGGGCCTCCCCCTCAAGGTTATTGAATCCATAAAATTCTATATTTTGAGAGAAGCCAAAATGTGGCCACTTCCTCAGTCTTATTTCCCCTCATCTTCAAACAGTATTTCTGGGGTAGATTTGAAGAGTAACTTCCCCAGTGCCCTCAGAGGAAGCGCCAACAAGCTGGGAACAGCAAACTTGGCCTCCATCACAGACCACCTTCCTCTCACGGTCCCACATgtagacagggaaggagagaggtccCTGAGACAATCTCACCTTAGCTCTGGCTATGAGGTTACCGAGCAGGTCCAGACAATGAAGGCTGACAGACCCACCAACCTGGACACGCTGAGTCAGAATGACACTGCTCCACAGAACAGGCCCAGACAGGAGCAGCCCGCAAAGGAAAAAATGGCTGGACCTGAGTCAGACAGTGAGATGGCAAGTACTTCTTCTcatgcagagaccacagaagacagacagagggcGGGGAAGAGTCCAAAACACGTGTTGACGCCCAGCATGCTCAGAGAAATCCTTACAGACGAGGAGGTAAGCATTCTTCTATCCAGATCCAGTTCTAGCAGCAAGTGGGGAAGTGCCTCAAAGGGAAACGAAGGCAGGACTAAGCCAGACTCTCTGGTGGGCACAGAATACAACCCATCCGGAATGTCAGTTCCTGAAAACCCAGCACTGTCAGACTTTAAGAAACAGTTGTTTATGGAGCTGAAGTCCAAGGTGGCCAGTCAGGCCCAGAGCCAGACTGGAGGCTATGAAAGCGAGGCATCCTTTGCCTCAGACAGCTTGACTGGTTACTTCCCGTCTTCTTCCACCAGCGTTTCTAGTGTGGACGTCTCGGTTTTCACGGACATGCATGCCCACTTGTATAGCACAAGGATCAGTGCGGATCCATGGCAGGAACCCAGGGTcttcaaacaaatctttaagaatCTCACACCTGACTTACCAGAGTGCAGAAAACCAAATGGCAGAGGCGACACTCCAGGATTAGAGACATCTAAAGCAGGAAAGAAGAGCCAGCCTGTTAAAGCAGAACAAGGCAAGAAGCCACAGGCTTCTGAAAGTTACTTCAGAAAAAAGATGGGACAGTTTTTTCACTGGCTTCATTCCAGCAAAGACAGCACAAGACACAGATCTGAGAAAGACAGGGCTCTCTTTATGAGCTGCGGGCCTCCTGAAGCCCATGAGCTCATGGCGTCCCTGGGGAAACTCTTGGAGGATAAGTTGTTGTATGGGCGGAAATCTGAGCTCTCGGAGTGGAACCAGAAGAACCTCCTGCCAGGGCCCAACCGCGGGGCTGCCTCCACCCAACACGGAGGAGGAACAAGCAAGTGCCCCTGTCCCCAGACAACCATCTCCCCTGGCCCAAGTCCTACGCTGGGTTCCATACGGAGACACCCGCACGTGTCCTTTGAGAAGCGGCCACAATTCTGGAGTTACTTGTCCTCCTCTGACTCCAGGGAGTCCTAG